A single Micromonospora luteifusca DNA region contains:
- a CDS encoding FtsX-like permease family protein, giving the protein MSVGAAVRRVRAYGGQFLLLAVLTLVVTLLISGVPRLVNRLAEQGLRAQLNSEPAARRDISYTSGVVSALATQSATNNARQRFDALAAGMPPQVRLAVNERWYNVDAEAARVVGPDLAARNLLVDLGLRAVPDIKEAATLVEGAWPSETYVPDRPIEVVLDVDVAGKLNLRTGSQLRIGRAEGKNSLVDDSPLTVVGLFRPVDRTGGSWDGLPSMLRITDPIGDGEPFIVTGAVAPSTLDKRAAAGWSIRYNWRYRLGVDSIDARKLDQLIDGLQESQRSKPADLSLAQGIDIPLRAFAAQVNAARTLLAVIAAGVLATLAGLILLAATLATRRRRSEFVLIRARGGGATAGARRSLAESLLVVPVAAVLGWWLGTLLPGAPDPITPYAIGATVLVTLALPLATLAVPTGGASRRDLVRMRPSTRRLTGELFVLGLAVLAAVLLRRRGLTLGEVDPLLVSVPVLLAIAAAVLALRAYPWPLLLVSRLAARTRGSVTFLGTARAGRSAVAAPLVVVVLAIGTAAFCAVVAAGVDASRDRAAEQIVPADAVIRGERFAPDTVDELGRLPGIRAVTRLLYASDEQLASDELGTSPRLGGTAVLLVDGSGLATVARESEVDLALPEPLRTARPEPGPLPAIVSPAVAADLTKAGLDRSAFISVQGQRYEFRVAGSEESFPLLSANTSRFVILPWQALPARNTTPVATSLLVAGDRLDAEALRRAGDQGQLRYQQEGAVTGRERPIGVVVDTRADVRRDLGNGGANGVLAFGFVAGAAGGSVLGLLAIAFTVLAGARARGQVLSRLRTLGLSRRQWRGLLLVELAPLVGVSVLTGALVGAVLPLLLNPVLGLSAFTSGMPVRVAFEPGLVAAVLALGVVALGFAVAVEALNNRRLRLGEVLRLGEES; this is encoded by the coding sequence ATGAGCGTCGGCGCGGCTGTCCGGCGGGTCCGGGCGTACGGAGGGCAGTTCCTGCTCCTGGCGGTGTTGACGCTGGTGGTCACGCTCCTGATCAGCGGCGTACCCCGGCTGGTCAACCGGCTCGCTGAACAGGGGCTGCGGGCGCAACTGAACAGCGAGCCGGCAGCCCGTCGGGACATCTCCTACACCAGCGGCGTGGTGAGCGCCCTCGCCACGCAAAGCGCGACGAACAACGCCCGTCAGCGGTTCGACGCCCTGGCCGCGGGGATGCCGCCGCAGGTGCGTTTGGCGGTGAACGAGCGGTGGTACAACGTGGACGCCGAAGCGGCCCGGGTGGTCGGGCCGGACCTCGCGGCCCGCAACCTGCTGGTCGACCTGGGCCTCCGGGCCGTGCCCGACATCAAGGAGGCCGCCACCCTCGTGGAGGGGGCGTGGCCGAGCGAGACGTACGTTCCCGACCGGCCGATCGAGGTGGTGCTGGACGTCGACGTGGCCGGCAAGCTCAACCTGCGCACCGGCAGCCAACTGCGCATCGGCAGGGCCGAAGGCAAGAACAGCCTTGTCGACGATTCCCCGCTGACCGTGGTCGGGCTGTTCCGCCCCGTCGACCGTACGGGCGGCAGCTGGGACGGGTTGCCATCGATGCTGCGGATCACCGACCCGATCGGGGACGGTGAGCCGTTCATCGTCACGGGTGCGGTCGCCCCGTCGACCCTCGACAAGCGGGCTGCGGCGGGTTGGTCGATCCGGTACAACTGGCGGTATCGACTGGGCGTCGACAGCATCGATGCGCGGAAGCTGGACCAGCTGATCGACGGTCTGCAGGAATCGCAGCGCAGCAAGCCGGCCGACCTCTCGTTGGCCCAGGGCATTGATATTCCGTTGCGGGCGTTCGCCGCGCAGGTGAACGCCGCCCGGACCCTGCTGGCGGTGATCGCGGCCGGCGTACTGGCAACCCTGGCCGGGCTGATCCTGCTCGCCGCGACCCTCGCCACCCGGCGGCGCCGATCGGAGTTCGTGCTGATCCGTGCACGAGGTGGCGGGGCCACGGCCGGCGCCCGCCGCAGCCTCGCCGAGTCACTACTCGTGGTGCCGGTCGCCGCCGTGCTCGGTTGGTGGCTGGGCACCCTGCTCCCCGGCGCCCCGGACCCCATCACGCCGTACGCGATCGGCGCGACCGTCCTGGTCACCCTTGCGTTGCCGCTGGCCACACTGGCCGTGCCGACCGGCGGGGCGTCCCGCCGTGACCTGGTGCGGATGCGCCCGTCGACCCGCCGGCTCACCGGCGAGCTCTTCGTGCTGGGGCTCGCAGTGCTCGCCGCAGTGCTGCTGCGTCGACGCGGCCTCACCCTCGGTGAGGTGGACCCACTGCTGGTGTCGGTGCCGGTGCTGCTCGCGATCGCCGCGGCGGTGCTCGCGCTGCGGGCGTACCCCTGGCCGTTGCTGCTGGTCAGTCGGCTGGCCGCGCGGACCCGGGGCAGCGTCACCTTCCTCGGGACGGCGCGGGCCGGTCGATCGGCTGTCGCCGCCCCGCTGGTCGTCGTGGTGCTGGCGATCGGCACTGCGGCGTTCTGTGCGGTCGTCGCCGCAGGCGTCGACGCGAGCCGGGACCGGGCCGCCGAGCAGATCGTGCCCGCCGACGCGGTGATCCGCGGGGAGCGCTTCGCCCCCGACACGGTCGACGAGTTGGGCCGCCTGCCGGGGATCCGGGCCGTGACGCGACTGCTGTACGCGTCTGACGAGCAGTTGGCATCCGACGAGCTCGGAACCAGCCCTCGGCTCGGGGGGACGGCTGTGCTGCTGGTCGACGGATCGGGACTGGCCACGGTGGCCCGGGAATCCGAGGTGGACCTGGCGCTTCCGGAGCCGTTGCGCACCGCCCGGCCCGAACCGGGGCCGCTGCCGGCGATCGTCTCGCCGGCGGTCGCCGCCGATCTGACCAAGGCCGGGCTGGACCGTTCCGCCTTCATCTCGGTGCAGGGCCAGCGGTACGAGTTCCGGGTGGCCGGCAGCGAGGAGAGTTTCCCACTGCTGTCGGCGAACACCAGCCGGTTCGTGATCCTGCCCTGGCAGGCGCTGCCGGCGCGAAACACCACACCGGTGGCGACCAGCCTGCTGGTCGCCGGGGATCGACTGGACGCGGAAGCGCTACGCCGCGCCGGCGACCAGGGGCAGCTGCGTTACCAGCAGGAAGGGGCGGTCACCGGGCGGGAACGGCCGATCGGGGTCGTCGTCGACACCCGGGCCGACGTCCGGCGCGATCTCGGTAACGGCGGTGCGAACGGCGTACTGGCCTTCGGGTTCGTGGCCGGCGCCGCCGGTGGTTCCGTGCTCGGGCTGCTGGCCATCGCGTTCACCGTGCTGGCCGGCGCGCGAGCCCGCGGCCAGGTGCTGTCCCGGCTGCGTACCCTCGGTTTGTCCCGCCGGCAGTGGCGCGGGCTGCTGCTGGTCGAGCTTGCCCCGCTGGTCGGGGTGTCGGTGCTGACCGGCGCGCTCGTCGGTGCGGTGCTGCCCCTGCTGCTCAACCCGGTGCTCGGCCTGTCCGCCTTCACCAGTGGTATGCCGGTCCGAGTGGCCTTCGAGCCCGGCCTGGTGGCCGCGGTGCTCGCGCTCGGGGTGGTCGCCCTCGGCTTCGCGGTCGCCGTCGAGGCCCTGAACAACCGCCGGTTGCGCCTCGGTGAGGTGCTTCGGCTCGGAGAGGAGAGCTGA
- a CDS encoding ABC transporter ATP-binding protein codes for MVVTGAAGFGGGPAAHPAEVVRVSGVSRTFGRGEHAVHAVRDVSFSANRGELVAIRGRSGAGKTTLLNLVGGLDRPDSGQVVVAGHEVTSAGEAELLRLRRGTVGFVFQTFGLVPILSAAENVGVPLRLAQVPAAEREQRVAVLLELVGLGGHAAQRPYELSGGQQQRVAVARALANEPDLLIADEPTGQLDSETGRSIMDLLRAVVHARGMTALVATHDPALIDLADRVLVLRDGRLVEA; via the coding sequence ATGGTGGTGACCGGCGCGGCCGGGTTCGGTGGTGGGCCTGCGGCGCACCCTGCCGAGGTGGTCCGGGTCAGTGGTGTGAGCCGTACCTTCGGCCGGGGCGAGCACGCCGTGCACGCGGTGCGGGATGTCTCGTTCAGCGCCAACCGCGGCGAGCTGGTCGCCATCCGGGGCCGGTCCGGCGCCGGAAAGACAACGCTGCTGAACCTGGTCGGCGGGTTGGACCGGCCGGACAGCGGCCAGGTGGTGGTGGCCGGGCACGAGGTGACCTCGGCCGGTGAGGCGGAGCTGCTGCGGCTGCGCCGGGGCACCGTCGGGTTCGTGTTCCAGACCTTCGGGCTGGTGCCGATCCTCTCCGCCGCCGAGAACGTGGGCGTGCCGTTGCGGCTGGCGCAGGTGCCGGCCGCTGAGCGGGAGCAGCGGGTCGCGGTGCTGCTGGAGCTGGTCGGCCTGGGCGGGCACGCGGCCCAGCGCCCGTACGAGCTTTCCGGTGGTCAGCAGCAGCGGGTCGCGGTGGCCCGAGCACTGGCCAACGAGCCGGACCTGCTCATCGCCGACGAGCCGACCGGCCAGCTCGACTCGGAGACCGGTCGGTCCATCATGGACCTGCTGCGCGCGGTGGTGCACGCCCGCGGCATGACCGCGCTGGTGGCCACGCACGACCCGGCCCTGATCGACCTCGCCGACCGGGTACTCGTCCTGCGCGACGGCCGCCTGGTCGAGGCGTGA
- a CDS encoding helix-turn-helix domain-containing protein has protein sequence MPIVVRIDVELAKRKMSVGEFAERVGLTPANVAVLKNGRAKAVRFSTLEAMCRVLDCQPGDLLEWVEDETP, from the coding sequence ATGCCCATCGTCGTCCGCATCGACGTCGAGCTGGCCAAGCGCAAGATGAGCGTGGGGGAGTTCGCCGAGCGGGTCGGGCTCACGCCGGCGAACGTGGCGGTGCTGAAGAACGGCCGCGCCAAGGCCGTCCGCTTCAGCACGCTGGAAGCAATGTGCCGGGTGCTCGACTGCCAACCCGGAGACCTGCTCGAGTGGGTCGAGGACGAAACCCCATGA
- a CDS encoding DUF2975 domain-containing protein, producing MVTEHRAVAALRVFLVVLFGVLVVFQTFSLPGQFAYMAAESPEDAYLRWPATVVAVFWVLCVQVVIVSTWKLLSLVKNDRIFTEASLKWVDAIVWAIAAAWVVLVGVFLYVGFKADDPGVPLLLFLLTVGVTVLGLLMVVMRALLRQATTLRSDMEAVI from the coding sequence ATGGTTACAGAGCATCGAGCGGTTGCCGCTCTCCGAGTGTTCCTCGTGGTGCTGTTCGGGGTCCTGGTTGTGTTCCAGACCTTCTCGCTGCCGGGGCAGTTCGCGTACATGGCCGCGGAATCACCGGAGGACGCCTATCTCCGGTGGCCGGCGACCGTCGTCGCGGTGTTCTGGGTGCTGTGCGTCCAGGTGGTCATCGTCTCGACCTGGAAGTTGCTCAGCCTGGTCAAGAACGACCGCATCTTCACCGAAGCCTCTTTGAAATGGGTGGACGCGATCGTGTGGGCCATCGCCGCCGCGTGGGTGGTGCTCGTGGGTGTCTTCCTCTACGTCGGGTTCAAGGCCGACGACCCCGGAGTGCCGCTGCTGCTGTTCCTGCTGACGGTGGGAGTCACCGTGCTGGGGCTCCTCATGGTGGTGATGCGTGCGCTGCTGCGGCAGGCGACCACGCTGCGGTCCGACATGGAAGCGGTGATCTGA
- a CDS encoding acyltransferase family protein, translated as MLDAISPTSSVAPAAPPPAKRPRLAVLDGLRLVAAVSVVFCHYTASNDAWDQNAKQLFPFLHQFSQYGWLGVEVFFLISGFVICMSAWNKSLGDFVVSRVARLYPAYWIAIVLAVTVISIWPSVRYVRSWTDVAVNLTMLQEGLGVRNVDGVYWTLFIELKFYLLFAIVVGFGVTYRRCVLFCGLWTVASLAATVAGGDLLVMWAEPLYSPYFIAGIALYLIYRFGPTAVPFGILGLSFILAELTVTRRVARLTFDTTNEHHPIATWPAQAVVAVAFCFMTLLALGAFNRIQWRWLTTAGALTYPLYLLHQDIGLTVLHALRDDVPPYVLVFGTLLAMLLLAWLVHRLGERPLARLVERVMRNGMADLRRHSADPPPRRDRVSVPPVALPQPEPVGAGSSLRP; from the coding sequence GTGCTCGACGCCATCAGTCCCACCAGTTCAGTGGCCCCCGCGGCGCCGCCCCCGGCGAAGCGCCCCCGCCTCGCCGTCCTCGATGGCTTGCGCCTGGTCGCCGCCGTCTCGGTGGTGTTTTGCCACTACACGGCGTCCAATGACGCCTGGGACCAGAACGCCAAGCAGCTGTTTCCCTTCCTGCACCAGTTCTCCCAGTACGGGTGGCTGGGCGTCGAGGTGTTCTTCCTGATCAGCGGATTCGTCATCTGCATGTCCGCCTGGAACAAGTCGCTCGGTGACTTCGTGGTGTCCCGGGTCGCCCGGCTCTACCCGGCGTACTGGATCGCCATCGTCCTGGCGGTGACGGTGATCAGCATCTGGCCGTCCGTGCGGTACGTCCGGTCCTGGACCGACGTCGCGGTGAACCTGACCATGCTGCAGGAGGGCCTCGGCGTCAGGAACGTCGACGGCGTCTACTGGACGCTCTTCATCGAGCTGAAGTTCTACCTGCTTTTCGCGATCGTGGTCGGCTTCGGCGTCACCTATCGGCGCTGCGTGCTGTTCTGCGGCCTGTGGACGGTCGCTTCGCTCGCGGCCACGGTGGCGGGCGGTGACCTGCTCGTCATGTGGGCCGAGCCGCTCTACTCTCCCTACTTCATAGCGGGAATCGCCCTCTACCTGATCTACCGCTTCGGGCCGACCGCGGTGCCGTTCGGCATTCTCGGGCTCTCGTTCATCCTGGCGGAATTGACCGTGACCCGTCGGGTCGCGCGGTTGACGTTCGACACGACGAACGAGCACCACCCCATCGCCACGTGGCCGGCGCAGGCCGTCGTCGCCGTGGCGTTCTGCTTCATGACGCTGCTCGCCCTCGGCGCCTTCAACCGCATCCAGTGGCGCTGGCTGACCACGGCCGGCGCGCTCACCTATCCGCTCTACCTGCTCCACCAAGACATCGGGTTGACGGTGCTGCACGCGCTGCGCGACGACGTGCCGCCCTATGTCCTGGTGTTCGGCACCCTGCTCGCCATGCTGCTGCTCGCCTGGCTGGTGCACCGGTTGGGGGAGCGGCCGTTGGCCCGGCTGGTGGAGCGCGTCATGCGCAACGGTATGGCGGATCTTCGCCGCCACTCCGCCGATCCGCCGCCCCGGCGCGACCGCGTGTCGGTGCCGCCGGTCGCTCTCCCGCAACCGGAGCCGGTCGGCGCCGGATCCAGCCTGCGGCCCTGA
- a CDS encoding GNAT family N-acetyltransferase, whose protein sequence is MTTIRVAHSDEIPGLVQYPNDAERNAATGTYLTDLLAKGCTRPEWCLVAEDDGRLVGSVVLWTMPGNEMPIDVVLLEAPWDDPDLTVGLALLAEAATLARTLGATELGHVVDSPAQAPQFQRHPEERAELLRRAGFTVARDGRRFRWLAGGELPAQDGRLRFRSLAELGPEPFVDLLETLLAETADARLTEDVRRHGLRKAAELLFEESAELDHEPQWWEIGYDADGTQAVISLPAHSPAFPVIGFVGVAPAHRGKGYSSSVVARGTAILAENGATEIRGDCDVENVAMFKGFQRAGYDNFANRMEFTRPL, encoded by the coding sequence GTGACCACGATCCGCGTTGCCCACTCCGACGAGATCCCCGGGCTCGTCCAGTACCCGAACGATGCCGAACGCAACGCCGCGACCGGCACGTACCTGACCGACCTGCTCGCCAAGGGCTGCACCCGGCCGGAGTGGTGCCTGGTGGCCGAGGACGACGGCCGACTGGTCGGCAGTGTCGTGCTGTGGACCATGCCCGGTAACGAGATGCCCATCGACGTGGTGCTCCTGGAGGCCCCCTGGGACGACCCCGACCTGACCGTCGGACTCGCGCTGCTCGCGGAGGCGGCCACCCTGGCCAGGACGCTCGGCGCCACGGAACTCGGTCACGTGGTGGACTCGCCGGCCCAGGCACCACAGTTCCAGCGCCATCCCGAGGAGCGCGCGGAACTGCTGCGCCGGGCCGGATTCACCGTGGCCCGCGACGGCCGGCGCTTCCGCTGGCTGGCCGGCGGGGAACTGCCCGCACAGGACGGGCGGCTTCGGTTCCGGTCCCTCGCCGAACTGGGCCCCGAACCCTTCGTCGACCTGTTGGAGACCCTGCTCGCCGAGACCGCCGACGCGCGGCTGACCGAGGACGTACGGCGGCACGGCCTGCGCAAGGCCGCGGAGCTGCTGTTCGAGGAGTCAGCGGAACTAGACCACGAGCCGCAGTGGTGGGAGATCGGGTACGACGCTGACGGCACCCAGGCCGTGATCAGCCTCCCGGCGCACAGCCCCGCCTTCCCCGTGATCGGCTTCGTCGGTGTCGCTCCCGCGCACCGGGGCAAGGGCTACAGCTCGTCGGTCGTGGCACGGGGAACGGCGATCCTGGCCGAGAACGGCGCCACCGAGATCCGGGGCGACTGCGACGTAGAGAACGTCGCGATGTTCAAGGGCTTCCAGCGCGCCGGTTACGACAACTTCGCCAACCGGATGGAGTTCACCCGCCCGCTCTGA
- a CDS encoding ABC transporter ATP-binding protein codes for MTATAQTSLVPDLAALQQRAALRAAERAGGQDRLRGHIVCDGLVRIFKTEGVEVVALQGLDLVIDRGELVAIVGASGSGKSTLLNILSGLDTPTAGIARVADYDLLSLSTKRRLSYRRELVGFVWQQTGRNLLPYLTALENVELPMQLTGKLGGKARRQRARELLDMVGVGYCADRRPGQLSGGEQQRCAVAVAVANDPEVLFADEPTGELDEATGAEVFAALRTINAELGVTIVVVTHDQAVATQVRRTVAIRDGRTASEVRRTARIGEDGNTELVSEEYAVLDRNGRMQLPAAFVDALSLKERVRLDLEPDHVQVRSGDRASDERGAGA; via the coding sequence ATGACCGCTACCGCCCAGACTTCACTGGTGCCCGACCTGGCTGCCCTGCAGCAGCGGGCAGCGCTTCGCGCCGCCGAGCGGGCCGGCGGGCAGGACCGGCTGCGCGGGCACATCGTCTGCGACGGTCTGGTGCGCATCTTCAAGACCGAGGGGGTGGAGGTGGTCGCCCTGCAGGGGCTCGACCTGGTCATCGACCGGGGTGAGCTGGTGGCGATCGTCGGCGCGTCCGGTTCGGGAAAGTCGACCCTGCTCAACATCCTCTCCGGCCTGGACACGCCGACCGCCGGTATCGCCCGGGTGGCCGACTACGACCTGCTCTCGCTGTCCACGAAGCGGCGGTTGAGCTACCGGCGGGAGCTGGTCGGCTTCGTCTGGCAGCAGACCGGCCGCAACCTGCTGCCGTACCTCACCGCGTTGGAGAACGTCGAGCTGCCGATGCAGCTGACCGGCAAGCTCGGTGGCAAGGCCCGCCGGCAGCGGGCTCGGGAGCTGCTCGACATGGTCGGTGTGGGTTACTGCGCGGATCGGCGGCCGGGGCAGCTCAGCGGTGGCGAACAGCAGCGGTGCGCGGTGGCCGTGGCGGTGGCCAACGACCCGGAGGTGCTCTTCGCCGACGAGCCGACCGGTGAACTCGACGAGGCGACCGGCGCCGAGGTTTTCGCCGCGCTGCGCACCATCAACGCCGAGCTGGGCGTGACCATCGTGGTCGTCACCCACGACCAGGCCGTTGCCACGCAGGTTCGCCGGACCGTCGCGATCCGCGACGGTCGGACCGCCTCCGAGGTACGCCGAACCGCTCGGATCGGCGAGGACGGCAACACCGAGTTGGTCAGCGAGGAATACGCGGTGCTGGATCGAAACGGCCGGATGCAGCTGCCGGCCGCGTTCGTCGACGCGCTCTCGCTGAAGGAGCGGGTCCGGCTCGATCTGGAACCGGACCATGTGCAGGTGCGGTCGGGTGACCGGGCTTCGGACGAGCGGGGGGCAGGGGCATGA
- a CDS encoding ABC transporter permease — MKLVWRRAREARGLLVAAVIAALVAVALVTGLSDYNRRAVDAGQRALVAASPAEERGLLVGGSSGSDAAEFANRDKAVRAEFANGLAGVPVSVAVARYGTGRELTGSLGSVPRTGDEPIFANLATLDDLAAHAELTSGAWPRPGANPMQVSLPERAAVALGLSVGERIPVRDRATERRGEFVLAGTWRPRDPTDAYWLLAPGVGAGSAPSGTSYGPFALDRADFEAIFPGAVSVSWLAEPDLGDVDTADLPAVRKALTAAGTAVPEAAQLGSSAQTATKMAGLLDRIARADLVGRSSLATPLLLILVLGGYALVLVAALLHEDRRPQTALLRARGAARRQLAGLAAREATLVVAPAAVLGPLIAVEALRFVRPGGSAELSAAGGNTALVWAAAVATAVGCLVAMVAPTLRRTGTYVADMAARSRPTRAASVQRASVDLVLVALAVLAWVQLRRYASPLAGSNGRLGLDPLLVAAPTLGVLAGAVLALRVLPPLTRFAERFVDRRPWTATMFGMWQAGRRPHAGPVLLLALAVGGSTLAWSLISTGERSQVEQAGHTVGADLRVTERGGSAPPTRAAQLAALPGVERALPAWRDEVRVGREDLPVTVVGVDPASAPGVVRLADRLTDEPASEQYKRMIDARGVPAGIELPADARAITGTVRTPVSNAFRSFRVAVALLVTSSDGLALRLPAADADSDGRATQFTVQLPDVGGARLRLAGFESDGGVAAGNAYRLQVDGLAVVKADGATQPAELSGDWAMTALGMKPAPVRTTGTGFAAVRAVEVIPGGQFAYQPPTRFAVVPAGPSAAVPVLMTSAVREAMSLRIGDSVDLTLSGVSLKVQLIGELASVPTTTGEGVLLDLPAGVDAVIRDGGTVRSIPEWWVGTDDASAAAQAAIELPGVTVLDREKVIESAAEDPYWRGSRTGMLAAALGAVLLAIVGLMVDVWATARRRLGEFAVLHTLGATPRLLARALLAEQTFLAGIGVGVGLLLGAAVGATMAPLVILTPAAGRPIPPAAFALPWVPIGLTAVGLLLAALAFSAFIAAGIRQRVAAVQLRIGGER, encoded by the coding sequence ATGAAGTTGGTGTGGAGGCGTGCACGCGAGGCGCGCGGGCTGCTGGTGGCTGCGGTGATCGCGGCTCTGGTCGCCGTCGCGTTGGTCACCGGGCTGTCCGACTACAACCGCCGGGCGGTGGACGCCGGGCAGCGGGCGCTGGTCGCCGCCTCGCCAGCGGAGGAACGCGGTCTCCTGGTCGGTGGTTCGAGCGGCAGCGACGCGGCCGAGTTCGCCAACCGCGACAAGGCGGTCCGCGCCGAGTTCGCCAACGGGCTCGCCGGGGTCCCGGTCAGCGTCGCTGTCGCCCGGTACGGCACCGGACGGGAGCTGACCGGTTCCCTCGGATCCGTGCCCCGTACCGGCGACGAGCCCATCTTCGCCAACCTGGCCACCCTCGACGACCTCGCCGCGCACGCGGAGTTGACCAGCGGAGCGTGGCCCCGCCCGGGGGCGAACCCGATGCAGGTGAGCCTCCCGGAGCGGGCCGCGGTTGCGCTGGGCCTGAGCGTCGGCGAACGCATCCCGGTGCGCGACCGGGCCACCGAGCGGCGCGGCGAGTTCGTGCTCGCCGGCACCTGGCGGCCCCGCGACCCGACCGACGCGTACTGGCTGCTCGCCCCCGGGGTGGGCGCGGGCAGCGCCCCCTCCGGCACCTCCTACGGGCCGTTCGCACTCGACCGGGCCGACTTCGAGGCGATCTTCCCGGGCGCGGTGTCGGTGTCCTGGCTTGCCGAACCGGATCTCGGTGACGTCGACACCGCCGACCTGCCCGCCGTACGGAAGGCCCTCACCGCGGCCGGCACGGCGGTGCCGGAGGCCGCCCAACTGGGCTCGTCCGCACAGACCGCGACCAAGATGGCGGGGCTGCTGGACCGGATCGCCCGCGCCGACCTGGTGGGCCGCTCCTCGCTGGCCACCCCGCTGCTGCTCATCCTGGTGCTCGGCGGGTACGCGTTGGTGCTGGTCGCCGCCCTGCTGCACGAGGACCGCCGCCCGCAGACCGCGCTGCTGCGCGCCCGGGGCGCGGCCCGCCGGCAGTTGGCCGGTCTCGCCGCCCGCGAGGCCACCCTGGTGGTCGCCCCGGCCGCCGTGCTCGGGCCACTGATCGCCGTGGAAGCGCTGCGGTTCGTCCGGCCCGGCGGGTCGGCGGAACTCTCCGCCGCGGGCGGCAACACCGCCCTGGTCTGGGCGGCCGCCGTGGCAACCGCGGTGGGCTGCCTGGTGGCCATGGTCGCGCCGACGCTGCGCCGTACCGGAACGTACGTGGCCGACATGGCCGCCCGATCCCGCCCGACCCGGGCGGCGAGCGTCCAGCGGGCCAGCGTCGACCTGGTGCTGGTGGCGCTCGCCGTGCTCGCCTGGGTGCAACTGCGCCGGTACGCCTCACCGCTGGCCGGCTCGAACGGCCGGCTCGGGCTCGACCCGCTGCTGGTCGCCGCCCCGACGCTCGGCGTGCTGGCCGGCGCCGTGCTGGCGCTGCGGGTGCTCCCGCCGCTGACCCGGTTCGCCGAGCGGTTCGTCGACCGACGTCCCTGGACCGCCACCATGTTCGGCATGTGGCAGGCCGGACGGCGCCCGCACGCCGGTCCGGTACTGCTGCTCGCCCTCGCCGTCGGTGGCAGCACCCTGGCCTGGTCCCTGATCAGCACGGGGGAGCGATCGCAGGTCGAGCAGGCCGGCCACACAGTCGGCGCCGACCTGCGGGTCACCGAGCGCGGCGGTTCCGCTCCGCCGACCCGGGCCGCTCAACTCGCCGCGCTGCCGGGCGTGGAACGTGCGCTCCCGGCGTGGCGCGACGAGGTGCGGGTCGGCCGCGAGGACCTGCCGGTAACCGTCGTCGGCGTCGACCCGGCCAGCGCCCCTGGCGTCGTCCGTCTCGCCGACCGCCTCACCGACGAGCCGGCGTCGGAGCAGTACAAGCGGATGATCGATGCGCGCGGGGTGCCTGCGGGTATCGAACTACCCGCCGACGCGCGCGCGATCACCGGCACGGTCCGTACCCCGGTGAGCAACGCCTTCCGGTCATTCCGGGTCGCGGTGGCGCTGCTGGTCACCAGCTCCGACGGGCTTGCCCTGCGGCTGCCGGCGGCCGACGCCGACAGTGACGGCCGGGCCACCCAGTTCACCGTGCAACTACCCGACGTGGGCGGGGCGCGGCTACGGCTGGCCGGGTTCGAATCCGACGGCGGGGTGGCGGCCGGCAACGCCTACCGACTCCAGGTGGACGGGTTGGCGGTGGTCAAGGCCGACGGCGCAACCCAGCCAGCCGAGCTGAGCGGCGACTGGGCGATGACGGCACTCGGCATGAAACCCGCGCCGGTGCGGACCACCGGTACCGGGTTCGCCGCAGTCCGCGCCGTGGAGGTGATTCCCGGCGGCCAGTTCGCGTACCAACCGCCCACCCGGTTCGCCGTCGTGCCCGCCGGACCGAGCGCGGCCGTCCCGGTGCTGATGACCTCCGCGGTACGCGAAGCGATGAGCCTGCGCATCGGCGACTCCGTCGACCTGACGCTCTCCGGGGTGTCACTGAAGGTCCAACTGATCGGTGAGCTGGCCTCGGTGCCGACCACCACCGGCGAGGGGGTGCTGCTCGACCTGCCCGCCGGGGTCGACGCGGTGATCCGGGACGGCGGCACGGTGCGGTCCATTCCGGAGTGGTGGGTCGGCACCGACGACGCGTCGGCCGCCGCCCAGGCCGCCATCGAACTGCCCGGCGTGACCGTGCTCGACCGGGAGAAGGTGATCGAGTCGGCCGCCGAGGACCCGTACTGGCGTGGGTCGCGTACCGGGATGCTCGCCGCCGCCCTCGGCGCGGTGCTGCTCGCCATCGTCGGCCTGATGGTGGACGTGTGGGCCACCGCCCGGCGCCGGCTCGGCGAGTTCGCGGTTCTGCACACCCTCGGCGCCACGCCCCGGCTGCTGGCCCGGGCGCTGCTGGCCGAACAGACCTTCCTCGCCGGCATCGGGGTAGGCGTCGGTCTGCTGCTCGGTGCCGCGGTCGGGGCCACCATGGCCCCACTGGTCATCCTCACCCCGGCCGCCGGCCGGCCGATTCCCCCGGCGGCGTTCGCGCTTCCCTGGGTGCCGATCGGTCTGACCGCGGTCGGTCTGCTGCTGGCGGCGCTCGCCTTCAGCGCGTTCATCGCCGCCGGCATCCGTCAGCGGGTGGCGGCGGTGCAGTTGCGAATCGGGGGAGAACGATGA